The DNA segment ATTTCTGCCTACCGACCCGCTGAGTGAGACTATTTTAGTCAATCGCCCCATAATGGCCTGCGGATTTTAAAAATCACTCAGCATTAGTTTAAAAAATTATACTCAAGCCACTCGAACTGCGGAGTCTGTAACCCCGGTCAGGCCCTTAAGGCCCGCCAAAACATCTGTGCCGTTGCCTCACACATTGCCTCTCTGGCCTTATCATCAACATAAATACCGTCCAATAACAGACGGCTCATGCCGTGCAGAGTTCCCCAGGACACCTGAGCAAAGCGCAATGGGTCAAGGTCTGCTGTCACCGCAGGCTGGCCCTGCCAGGCACTAAAGCCATCGAGGTAGCTGCGGAAGGCGCCATAGGCCTCTTCCTTTAGCGTCTCGGTCAGGCCTTCGGTTTTCCATAAATGGCTACCAAACATCAAGTCGTAGTATTCGCTATGGCCGATGGCAAAATCGACATAATCTTTAACCAACTGCCTGATCCGCTGCTGGTCAATACTAAAACTGCCCGCAAGCTCTGGCGGGTGTATCGCCAGCCGGAATTGCCGAAAGCCCTCTTCGGCGATAGCGCAGAGTAATTCCCGCTTATCTTTAAAGTGGTGATAGGGGGCGGTGCGGGACACTCCAACACGATCCGCCAATTTACGCATGGAAAGGCCCGCTTCTCCCTGCTCTCGGAGCAAGATAGCCGCTTCATCCAACAGCGTCTTGCGCAGATTGCCGTGGTGATAGTTCTTTTTACTGGAGGGTGATTTTTCGCTCATGGCCATCAATCTAGCAATGAAACTTGACACTGTCAAAATTAGATCGTATCTTCACCACTCCAAACTTGACAACGTCTAGATGAGGCCGCCCCATGAGCAACTACCCCAATATGCTAAAACCCCTGGATTTGGGATTTACCCAGCTAGCCAATCGTGTGCTGATGGGCTCCATGCATACCGGTCTGGAAGAGGCCCCCGATGGCCATAAGCGGATGGCAGCCTTTTTTGCCGAGCGCGCCCGGGGCGGTGTTGGCCTGATTGTGACCGGCGGCTTTGGCCCCAATAAAAGAGCAGCCACCCATGAGCATACCAAGATGCTATGGAGTGACGAAGACTGCGCTGACCACCGTTTGATTACTGAGGCGGTACATGCCGAGGGCGGTAAAATTTGCATGCAGATTTTGCATACCGGCCGCTATGCCTTTAATGAAAATCCGATTGCCCCCTCTGCCATTCAGGCACCGATTAATCCCTTTAAACCCAAAGCTGCAACAGCGGAAGAAGTTGAAGAACAAATCGAAGATTTTGTTCGCACCTCTATTCTCGCGCAAAAGTCAGGTTATGACGGCGTGGAAATTATGGGCTCTGAAGGCTACTTCCTGAATCAGTTTTTAGCCCAGCGCACCAACCAGCGTGACGACCAATGGGGTGGCAGTTATGAAAACCGTATGCGCCTGCCGGTAGAAGTCGTTCGCCGTGTGCGCGAAGCGACGGGTGAGAATTTTATTATTATCTACCGTCTGTCGATGCTGGATTTGGTCGAAGGTGGTAGCAGCTTTGATGAGATTGTGACTCTGGGTAAAGCCATTGAAGAAGCAGGTGCCACGATTATTAATACCGGTATTGGCTGGCATGAAGCGCGTATTCCCACTATTGCTACCAAAGTACCGCGCGCGGCTTTTACCTGGGTGACCGCAAAGTTTAAAGAAGTGCTTAACGTCCCCCTGATTACCTCCAACCGCATCAATACCCCGGAGATAGCCGAGCAAGTATTAGCACGAGGTGATGCGGATATGGTGTCTCTGGCCCGCCCTTTTCTCGCGGACCCGGAGTTTGTTAATAAAGCGGCGGCGGGGAAAAGTGACGAAATAAATACCTGCATTGGCTGCAACCAAGCCTGCCTTGACCATGTCTTTGTCGGCAAAATGACCAGCTGTCTGGTTAACCCAAGAGCCTGCCATGAAACCGAATTAAATTTAATTCCCACCACCGCCGTTAAGCAATTAGCTGTTGTTGGTGCCGGGCCTGCGGGCCTTGCCTTTGCCACGGCAGCAGCCAGTCGCGGCCATGAGGTAACGCTATTTGATGCGGCGGATGAAATTGGCGGGCAGTTTAATATTGCCAAGCAAATTCCCGGTAAAGAAGAGTTTTATGAAACCCTGCGCTACTTTGCTCGGCAGATAGAATTAACCGGCGTTACACTCAAACTCAATACCCGAGTCAATGCCGAACAATTACGTGATAGTAACTTTGATGAAGTCATTATTGCCACGGGCATTCAAGCAAGAACCCCGGAGATTGAAGGTGTCGATCACCCCATGGTACTGAGCTATCTGGATGTTTTAAAAGACAAGGCCAATGTCGGTGAAAAGGTAGCCATTATCGGTGCCGGTGGTATTGGTTTTGATGTGGCGGAATATCTGGGCCACGAAGGTGAGTCCACCAGCCAAAATATTCCAGCCTTTATGCAGGAATGGGGGGTGGATATGACTCTTGCTGCCCGTGGCGGTGTTGAAGGTATTGATGCACAGCCTACCCCACCCAAGCGCAAACTCACTCTGCTGCAACGTAAAAACAGCAAAGTCGGTGGTGGCCTTGGTAAAACGACCGGCTGGATTCACCGCACCGGCCTGATCAACCGCGGCGTTGATATGGTCCCCGGTTGTGAGTATCAAAAAATTGATGATCAGGGTTTGCATGTAAAAATCGGTGACCAGGAAAAATTATTTGCGGTAGACAATATTATTATCTGCGCGGGGCAGGACCCACTGCGGGAACTGGCCGACAGTATTGATAATAAGCCTGTCCACCTGATTGGCGGTGCTGATATCGCTGCCGAACTGGATGCCAAGCGCGCTATCGATCAAGGTATGCGACTGGCAGCTGAACTTTAAACGAGGAATATTTCGATGAGTGACAACAATTTGCAACGCTGGCATAAAGTGGTATTTGAGCAGGATATGGTGTTGCTGCAAGAGCTATTAGACGACAATGTGGAGTTCCACTCCCCTACTGTTTGGAAACCCAAGCTGGGCCGAGATGTCACCGCTTTTATCCTTAGCAATGTGATCGATCTGTTTGAAGATTTTCAATACCACCGGGAATGGACCGATGGCAATGAGATGGCGCTTGAGTTTTCCGCTGCTGTACGCGGTAAAAATGTCAAAGGCGTTGACCTGATCCGCTGGAACGATGAAGGCAAAATTATTCACTTTGAAGTGCTGGTGCGCCCCTTAAATGGTTTGCAGGCACTGTTTGAAGAAATGAGTGACCGTGTGGTTGCGGCAGGCTTTGCTTAGGACATAAAACAGCCGGCCGCACCGGCTGTACTTACGCCGTTTGATTAAACAGTCTGACCGTGGCTTGCCCGCTACCAGACTCTACGTCAGGCACCAAACCACCAATACCCAGCCAACGGTGGGCATACTCCTCATTGATAAAATTTCTCGCCTTGATGCCGTAGTCTGACAGTAGTTGAACAACAAAGTCATTAGGCCCATAAAGATAAGGCACCAAATAGGCGATGGGGGCGCCCGGAGAGTGCTTTAACATATCCCGGCTAAAGTCGCCTTCTTTCGACGGCGTATCGTTGGCCAGCCCACAGCGTCGCATATCCACAATATAAGGCTTATTAAGCCCCTCATACTGATTATTTATCGCAATCGCATCTCTAAAGGCTGAACGTCGTTCATCCAGAGAAATATTTCCGGTATAAGCAATACGAATAAATTTCTCTTGCTCTCTAACAATATACATAAATTAATACCTCCTATAGGGAATTTTCATTGTCTGTAAATTGGACTCCACCATCGCTGAGCTATTGATCAGATAGACATGACCTTCTTCAAAATGACGAATGCAATTCAAATAAATACCGGCACTTAAAGGGCTGACATTTTTTACCGCATTAAAATCCAGGATAACTTTTTCCGTGGGTTCTATCGCTTCATAGCGCCGCCTGAATGCCAGTATATTGCTGATATCCAAATGATGTGGATAGATAACTTTTTTCATCATCACCTCCTGCTAGTTAATGTCTTTAAATCCCTGCTATTATGTCTAATAAGAAAAAATAGACACTGGTGAAACAAGACACCTTGGCGGCATTAATGGACAAAAACTCAACCTCTGCCATCATCGCAATTCTTATTATGAAAGCGGTAGAATCACTGGGCTTTACCCCTCCCAGTGTGGCGACGTCCAAAGACAAAGCCTGGACACTGGATACGCTAACAACGGCCTATAGCCAGGACGAAAGCCTGCGCATAGATAACCATGCTATCGATAAACTACTGATCGAGTCCCGCCTGCTATGTAATACCGGGGTATTGGGGTTTATTGCCATGGAAGGCCTGCAACCAGCAATGCTTAAGTCTTTGGGTTCTCATGGCTGGCTAGCGAAACGCTAAAGGATGGCATTGAGCGGCTGGCTCATTTCAGTGCTTTAATCACAGACCGCCTCTCCTTCGAAACGGTATTAGATCAAAACGTTTTCAGTGTGATTATTCGTGGGCATAGCCCTGCCCCCACCAATGAGTCTATTCAGATTGCTACGGCTATTATTCTAAAAATGTGCAAGCTGACCGCCAATAAAGAAATAGCGCCCATTAAAGCTCATACTATTAATGACTCGTTTCCAAGCAAGGATCTCAGCTTTATCAAAAAGCTGGTCAACTGTGAGATCGCATTTAATGCTGACTGCTATCAAATTGATTTTAATAACGAGGAATTAGTTAAGCCATTACTCTCCCACTGCCCTGAAATGACTAACGAGCTTGATAAGACGATGATCAAACAGCTCAACAGTTATCACTCAACCCCTTATAGCAGCAAGGCAATCAAAATTATTTTAAGTATTATCGGTTCAGGTACGGTCAGACAACAGCAGGTGGCTAACGCTATGCTGATGACACCCAAGAAGCTGCAAAGAAAACTGGCTAAAGAGCAGACTAATTTTTCCTCGTTGCTACAACAGGCACGAGAAAAGCTGGCTAAAACCTATCTACAGGATCACCAGTATTCGGTTAAAAAAACAGGTTTTTTACTGGGCTATATGGATGAAACATCCTTTACCAAGGCCTTTAAAGGTTGGACAGGCGAAACACCTACGGATTTTTTACACCATGCGACAGAGCTTTAATAAGAGCGCTAAAAGCTAAGCTGGTAATTAAGCATTAATCTAATATCTTCAAGGTCGCGCGCATCATTACCCCGGCAACTGTGCTGCTGCTCTACCCAGGCTTTACGCACCCGAAAGGATAAACCGCGCAAATACTCTGGCGCAGGTTTGTATTGAATAGTGATATCGGTTTCCTGCTGGTCTGGAGAAGCCTGACTGCCACAATCCGGGGTATCTCCATCCACATATTTAATATTCGCTTCAATATCTGGCGCACCCATCGCTTTAAGGTACCAGGTCATTGCAATTAAACCGGCATGTTCACCTGGCCTTGAAAAATCCTTAACCATAACGGAGGTATAACCGGGAACACTGCCCCAAGGGCTGCGCAACAGTTCTGTTTCTGAGTAATAAGTATAGGCCGCGGACACGCTATAAGCGGGTGACTTCCAGGTGACCTTAGTACCAAAGTGATCAACAGAAAAGTCGCCACCGAGCTTTTTACCTTTAGCTTGTTGATGGGTATATTGACCACCCCATTGAATAGAACGGCTATCACCTAAGGCATACTGTTTGCTAACTTCCAGGTAGGTATTATCAAAAAATTCTGGCGCATCAAAATAATATAAGCCCGCAAACGATCCGTTCTGACCTGTATAAATAGAGCCTATGCCTTTCACATTTTTATCACCGTCTACGTTGGCATCTTCATACAGTGAGATAAATTCGCTATCGTTCTTGGGTTTTATTTTTGAGACAACACCGCTTACCACCGTCCACGCGGGCGTGATATTGAATGTTACAGAGGCCCCCTCAAAGGTTTGCGGAATCATACGCGTATCTGACTTATTAATATAAGGCATATTGATTTCGTAGCGGCCAAGCTGCAAGGCGGTAGACCCTAGAATCAAACTGGCATATAACTCTGACAAGCCACTGAAGCTGTTGTGGCCACGCTCAAGCAAGCCAGTATCTAACTTATCGTCATCTGCATAAATTTTCTGCGAGGTATAAGCCGTGCCCCCCAGTTTTATTCTATCGTCCCAGTAGTCGGTAACCACACTAAACCAGCCTCCCCCAGCCCAGTCCTGTGAGTCGGGAGCCAAATCTCTGTCTCGCTCAAAATAATAGCTGCGCAAGTGGAGCTTATTATGGCGCTCCTCGGCAAAGGGCAGTTTATATTGAAAAAAAGCAGCGCTAATGGGGGACTGCTCTGATTCAAATTCAAGATACTCAGGCCCGGTATTGGCCAGCACCTGAGGCGCCTGAATCACAATAAGCAAGCTGAGTAGTTTGGCGCGGAGACTGTTAGCGTTCAAGGTCATCATCAATGGGTCGAGTTGAATAACGAACTCCCGTCGCGGTCAGAACAGTAAAATAATACTGCCAGCTATGGTTAATAACACATTGGAAAAGGCATAGGCGCCGGTATAACCCAGAGAAGGAACTGAGCTATCCGCCGCTTTAGTCACCACGCTAAGAGAGGCGCCGCTGGTCATTGAACCGGTGATGCCGCCCAGTAATAGCACCGGGTTGATGCCCAAAACGACACGGCCAAAAAAGTAACCCACAAACACTGGAATACAGGTCACTGTAATACCCGCCAACAGCAAGCTGGGGCCGGCATTTTGTAAGGTATCTACAATGCCTCCGCCAGCACGCAGCCCTACACCGGCCATAAAAATCAACAAACCAAATTCCATTAATATCCAACGCGCCGCTTCTGGCATACGACCAAAAGTGGGATAGATATTACGCAAATAGCCAATCATTAACCCAGAAGCCAACAAGCCCCGGCTGAGCCCAAACCGATCGATAGCTGCCCTACCGTGATACCTAACATGCCAATCATTACACCAAAGGCAATACCAAAGGCAAAAGTGACCATATCAGTTTCTGCAATGTCACGCTCAACATGACCGACATCAACGCCTAATACATTGACGTAATCCTGTCCGCCCATAACGGTTAGTACATCACCACGATTGACTACCGTGTCCTGGTTACAGGGTACAACGGTGCCCATACGAGTAATTCCCATCAGCAATACGCCATAGTATTGAGGCAGGTCTAACTCGGCCAGTGTTTTGCCAATAGCCATTTTTTTGGTGACCACCACTTTCGCGCTGCCGGTATTAAATTGATCAAAGTCTTGTTTAGGGTCAATTTCTTCACCTACATCGGCTAAGGCGTGGGTGTAATACTCAATGGGGGCAAGGACTAGCAGCTCATCATTCAGTTTTAGTTTGCCGGAGGCTATATCAATATCACCATCGTCGTCGGCGTCTATGGGCAAAATATTACCGTCACGCCTGACTCTAACGACAGAAGTTTTATCCCAGTATTTTTCTTTTAGTTCTTTGATAGATAGCTGCGTTAAAGCCTCATTGGTTAAACGATAAACTCGTGAGGATACAGTGCCCATTTGGGAAGAGTTGGAACTGGCATCCGCCGACTCCAGTTTTTTGGCTTCGGCTTTTAAATCAATACCCAAAATATTGGGCAGCAATTTAATAATGGCAATTAAACCGGCCAAGCCAAAAATATAAGTAATCGCATAACCGGTGGCAACGTTATCCATCATCGCGTCTGTGCTAATCCCATCAGGGGCTGCGACTTGACCGCTACGCAGGGCTTCCTGCGCCGCAGCCAGTGTCGGCGAACTGGTTAAACCACCGGCTAACAGGCCCGCAGAGGTGCCCGGAGCAAAGTCCATCACCTTGGTTAAGGCCACAGCCACACCAAAACCGGTTGATGCAACAACCAGCGCCAGTAAAAAATACCTTAAGCCATCGGTGCGCAGCACATCAAAAAAGCGGGGGCCCGCTTGATAACCAACAGAAAATATAAATAAGGCAAAGCCTACCGATTGAGCACCGGGGTCCATTTTAAAATCGAAATTTCCCAAAAAAATACCGGCAAATAAAACACCGGCTACTGGTCCTAAGGAAAAGGTGCCTATACGGATTGCACCGATAAGATAACCAATACCTATAATTAAAAATAACGCCAATACCGGCTGCTCATGCAGCACGGAGATAACATCTAAAAACGAACTGGATTCAGTCATAATATTCTCAAGTTAGGCATTCTCCCTTACTCGGGGGATTTTACCCGGTAAAGCGTTGCATAAAATGTCGGCACCAATACCATGGTTAACACCGTGCCAAATAACAGACCAAACATCATGGTCAAAGCCATAGATATCCAGAAGGCATCCTGAATCAGCGGGATAACACCAAGAATAGTTGTTGCTGCGCCTAATACTACAGGCCGTAAACGAGACACACCGGCATTAATCATGCTGTCATAATCTGACATACCCGCCGCTTTGTTAACGTCAATTTCATCCAGCAGGACAATGGAGTTTTTAATCATTAATCCCACCAGGCTCATCGCACCTAACAGCGCCATAAAACCAAACGCTGTTTGGGTCGGCGCCAGAATACCGGTAATACCAATCAAGGCAAAGGGCACGGTAAGCAACATAATCAATGGCGGTCGAATAGCATTAAACAATGCCACGATAATTAAGATCATCACAATGGTGCCCGGCACCATGCCCGGTAGCAACGACAGCTGCGCTCTTAAGGTGCTGTCATACTCTCCATCCCAAAAGAGTTCATAGCCGGGCGGTAAATCCATGGCTTCAAACTTTTCTTTTACCAGTGAGCGCATCGCGGGGTAAGTCATACCATCTGGAGCTGCCTGCACAGCGACTTGCCGACGTCGATTAAAGCGCGTGATAATCGGGTCTTCCCATTCCAGATAAATATCATCGGTTAGCTGGCCCAAGGGCGTGCTCTTTAAGCTCAAGGCGGTTTGCACTTGCAAGGTATCTAAATTGGCGGCCGCTTGTTGTCGCTCATCGTCATTATTGCGAGCGATAATCGGCAGTACGCTATCACCCTCGCGGAACAGCCCCACAGGGGCACCGTCAAAAGCACGGCTGGTTGCCAGGCCAATATCTGAACGGGTAGCCGCTGACCAGCGGCCACGTTCCTGACTATAATCCGCCACCACTTTTTGTACTCGCTCACGCATATCCATACGGATATGTTTAGCGGTACCGGATTCTTCCAGAATGGCCATACCCTCTTCACCCAAGCGTCGCAACACGCCAAGGTCAGCTTCAGCCGGTCCGCTGATGCGTAATTCAAAGGGCCAGGTATCACCGGGGCCTACCGTATATTTACGCACCCTGATCATAGCGTTAGGGAAATCATCTTTAATCGTCGCGCGTAATTCGTTAACTAAGGGGTCTACCTCAGCAAAGGACGGAGTATTCACCACCAGCTGCCCAAATTCAGCCCAGGGGAACTCGGGATCAACAGGCAGGTAAAAACGTGGGCCACCCGCACCGACAAACGTCCCAACATCTTTTACTCTGGGGTCATTGATTAGCCGTTGCTCAATAATTTTTAGATCGTTGGATACATCTTGCACCGGTGTTCCCATCGGCGCCCAGTAATCCACCATAAACTGTGAACGGGTTGAGTCAGGGAAAAACTGCTGCGGTACAAATTTGGCAAAACCTGCCACGGCAACCACCAATAGCACCACCATTAGGCCGATGGTCATATAGCGATTGCGTATCGCCCCTTCCAAAATGGCGCGATAGCGACGGAAAAAGCTGGTGTCATAAGGATCAGTATCAGCGCCAGAATCTTCAGGCGGCCTTAACATCAACATACAGTTCAATGGCGTCATCGTCATCGACAAAAACCAACTTAACAATAATGAAATACCCACCACTACAAACAGTGATGCGCCGTACTCGCCCGCATCGGCTTCAGCAGCAAACACCGGGTAAAAGGCCATAAT comes from the Oceanicoccus sagamiensis genome and includes:
- a CDS encoding OprD family outer membrane porin gives rise to the protein MNANSLRAKLLSLLIVIQAPQVLANTGPEYLEFESEQSPISAAFFQYKLPFAEERHNKLHLRSYYFERDRDLAPDSQDWAGGGWFSVVTDYWDDRIKLGGTAYTSQKIYADDDKLDTGLLERGHNSFSGLSELYASLILGSTALQLGRYEINMPYINKSDTRMIPQTFEGASVTFNITPAWTVVSGVVSKIKPKNDSEFISLYEDANVDGDKNVKGIGSIYTGQNGSFAGLYYFDAPEFFDNTYLEVSKQYALGDSRSIQWGGQYTHQQAKGKKLGGDFSVDHFGTKVTWKSPAYSVSAAYTYYSETELLRSPWGSVPGYTSVMVKDFSRPGEHAGLIAMTWYLKAMGAPDIEANIKYVDGDTPDCGSQASPDQQETDITIQYKPAPEYLRGLSFRVRKAWVEQQHSCRGNDARDLEDIRLMLNYQLSF
- a CDS encoding TrkA C-terminal domain-containing protein; the protein is MTESSSFLDVISVLHEQPVLALFLIIGIGYLIGAIRIGTFSLGPVAGVLFAGIFLGNFDFKMDPGAQSVGFALFIFSVGYQAGPRFFDVLRTDGLRYFLLALVVASTGFGVAVALTKVMDFAPGTSAGLLAGGLTSSPTLAAAQEALRSGQVAAPDGISTDAMMDNVATGYAITYIFGLAGLIAIIKLLPNILGIDLKAEAKKLESADASSNSSQMGTVSSRVYRLTNEALTQLSIKELKEKYWDKTSVVRVRRDGNILPIDADDDGDIDIASGKLKLNDELLVLAPIEYYTHALADVGEEIDPKQDFDQFNTGSAKVVVTKKMAIGKTLAELDLPQYYGVLLMGITRMGTVVPCNQDTVVNRGDVLTVMGGQDYVNVLGVDVGHVERDIAETDMVTFAFGIAFGVMIGMLGITVGQLSIGLGSAGACWLLG
- a CDS encoding TetR/AcrR family transcriptional regulator translates to MSEKSPSSKKNYHHGNLRKTLLDEAAILLREQGEAGLSMRKLADRVGVSRTAPYHHFKDKRELLCAIAEEGFRQFRLAIHPPELAGSFSIDQQRIRQLVKDYVDFAIGHSEYYDLMFGSHLWKTEGLTETLKEEAYGAFRSYLDGFSAWQGQPAVTADLDPLRFAQVSWGTLHGMSRLLLDGIYVDDKAREAMCEATAQMFWRALRA
- a CDS encoding efflux RND transporter permease subunit → MNLTRFAIEKSILTQFLVFLFVVGGVLSYNSLGRLEDPDFTVKIGVIITQYPGASPEEVELEVTDRIERAIQEMPQLDTSYSMSRAGLSIIKVDMKQKYSADVLPQVWDEMRKKIRDVRPQMPPGVLQSEIIDDFSFVFGFVLAVTGDGYTYSELEDYVKIIKKELNLVQGVSRVDLWGVQPKVIYLDISESQLAALKVTQEDVLATLALQNMVVSSGYVEVPGKRYRVETKGQFQSPEDIGNLVIRRSSGDLLANITSQLSSKGKAIVDSMPLGTAGSGSDSAFQAGELIRLRDVATVRRGYLEPAITQMRYQGEPALAIQLANVTGGNLLETGAALDKRLEEILAELPAGINVEKFTWQSDLVKESIDGFVINLVEAVLIVLVVLTVAMGWRMGVVIGWALIVTILGTFVVMKLMNIDLQRVSLGALVVALGMMVDNAIVVADNYSVRLAKGMKPRDAAIDSAAGPSIALLGATVVAIMAFYPVFAAEADAGEYGASLFVVVGISLLLSWFLSMTMTPLNCMLMLRPPEDSGADTDPYDTSFFRRYRAILEGAIRNRYMTIGLMVVLLVVAVAGFAKFVPQQFFPDSTRSQFMVDYWAPMGTPVQDVSNDLKIIEQRLINDPRVKDVGTFVGAGGPRFYLPVDPEFPWAEFGQLVVNTPSFAEVDPLVNELRATIKDDFPNAMIRVRKYTVGPGDTWPFELRISGPAEADLGVLRRLGEEGMAILEESGTAKHIRMDMRERVQKVVADYSQERGRWSAATRSDIGLATSRAFDGAPVGLFREGDSVLPIIARNNDDERQQAAANLDTLQVQTALSLKSTPLGQLTDDIYLEWEDPIITRFNRRRQVAVQAAPDGMTYPAMRSLVKEKFEAMDLPPGYELFWDGEYDSTLRAQLSLLPGMVPGTIVMILIIVALFNAIRPPLIMLLTVPFALIGITGILAPTQTAFGFMALLGAMSLVGLMIKNSIVLLDEIDVNKAAGMSDYDSMINAGVSRLRPVVLGAATTILGVIPLIQDAFWISMALTMMFGLLFGTVLTMVLVPTFYATLYRVKSPE
- a CDS encoding NADPH-dependent 2,4-dienoyl-CoA reductase, translating into MSNYPNMLKPLDLGFTQLANRVLMGSMHTGLEEAPDGHKRMAAFFAERARGGVGLIVTGGFGPNKRAATHEHTKMLWSDEDCADHRLITEAVHAEGGKICMQILHTGRYAFNENPIAPSAIQAPINPFKPKAATAEEVEEQIEDFVRTSILAQKSGYDGVEIMGSEGYFLNQFLAQRTNQRDDQWGGSYENRMRLPVEVVRRVREATGENFIIIYRLSMLDLVEGGSSFDEIVTLGKAIEEAGATIINTGIGWHEARIPTIATKVPRAAFTWVTAKFKEVLNVPLITSNRINTPEIAEQVLARGDADMVSLARPFLADPEFVNKAAAGKSDEINTCIGCNQACLDHVFVGKMTSCLVNPRACHETELNLIPTTAVKQLAVVGAGPAGLAFATAAASRGHEVTLFDAADEIGGQFNIAKQIPGKEEFYETLRYFARQIELTGVTLKLNTRVNAEQLRDSNFDEVIIATGIQARTPEIEGVDHPMVLSYLDVLKDKANVGEKVAIIGAGGIGFDVAEYLGHEGESTSQNIPAFMQEWGVDMTLAARGGVEGIDAQPTPPKRKLTLLQRKNSKVGGGLGKTTGWIHRTGLINRGVDMVPGCEYQKIDDQGLHVKIGDQEKLFAVDNIIICAGQDPLRELADSIDNKPVHLIGGADIAAELDAKRAIDQGMRLAAEL
- a CDS encoding helix-turn-helix transcriptional regulator, coding for MAHFSALITDRLSFETVLDQNVFSVIIRGHSPAPTNESIQIATAIILKMCKLTANKEIAPIKAHTINDSFPSKDLSFIKKLVNCEIAFNADCYQIDFNNEELVKPLLSHCPEMTNELDKTMIKQLNSYHSTPYSSKAIKIILSIIGSGTVRQQQVANAMLMTPKKLQRKLAKEQTNFSSLLQQAREKLAKTYLQDHQYSVKKTGFLLGYMDETSFTKAFKGWTGETPTDFLHHATEL